A region from the Camarhynchus parvulus chromosome 23, STF_HiC, whole genome shotgun sequence genome encodes:
- the LCK gene encoding tyrosine-protein kinase Lck isoform X2, with the protein MGCCCSSDYDEDWIENIDICEHCNYPIEPDSKRQVSRDPLVSYESSSPPCSPMQDKLVVALYNYEPKHDGDLGLRKGEKLRVLEENGEWWKAQSLTTGQEGLIPHNFVALVNSLEPEPWFFKNLSRKDAERQLLASGNTHGSFLIRESETSKGSYSLSVRDLDESQGETVKHYKIRNLDNGGFYISPRAPFGSLRELVQHYTRNSDGLCCRLGKPCRTQRPQKPWWQDEWEVPRESLKLVEKLGAGQFGEVWMGFYNGHTKVAVKSLKAGSMSPSAFLAEANLMKKLQHPRLVRLYAVVTKEPIYIITEFMEKGSLLDFLKTPEGTKLSINKLLDMAAQIAEGMAFIEAKNYIHRDLRAANILVSDTLCCKIADFGLARLIEDNEYTAREGAKFPIKWTAPEAINYGTFTIKSDVWSFGILLTEIITYGRIPYPGMTNPEVIQNLERGYRMPQPEQCPPELYELMRQCWKESPEERPTFDFLRSVLEDFFTATEGQYQQQP; encoded by the exons atgggctgctgctgcagctcggACTACGACGAGGACTGGATCGAGAACATTGACATCTGTGAGCACTGCAACTACCCCATCGAGCCCGACAGCAAGCGCCAGGTGAGCAGGG ACCCCCTGGTGTCCTACGAGTCCTCGTCACCTCCGTGCTCCCCCATGCAAG ACAAGCTGGTGGTGGCCCTGTACAACTACGAGCCCAAGCACGACGGGGACCTGGGGCTGCGCAAGGGGGAGAAGCTGCGAGTGCTGGAAGA gaatggggaGTGGTGGAAGGCGCAGTCGCTCACCACGGGCCAGGAGGGGCTGATCCCACACAACTTCGTGGCCTTGGTGAACAGCTTGGAGCCCGAGCC GTGGTTCTTCAAGAACCTCAGCCGCAAGGATGCCGAGCGGCAGCTCCTGGCCTCGGGCAACACCCACGGCTCCTTCCTCATCCGCGAGAGCGAGACCTCCAAAG gctcgTACTCGCTGTCCGTGCGGGACCTGGACGAGAGCCAGGGAGAGACGGTGAAGCACTACAAGATCCGGAACCTGGACAATGGCGGCTTCTACATCTCCCCCCGGGCCCCCTTCGGCAGCCTCAGGGAGCTGGTGCAGCACTACACAC GCAACTCCGACGGGCTCTGCTGCCGCCTGGGCAAGCCCTGCCGGACGCAGAGGCCGCAGAAGCCGTGGTGGCAGGACGAGTGGGAGGTGCCGCGAGAGTCGCTGAAGCTGGTGGAGAAGCTGGGAGCGGGGCAGTTCGGAGAGGTCTGGATGG GTTTCTACAACGGGCACACGAAGGTGGCAGTGAAGAGCCTCAAGGCTGGCAGCATGTCACCCAGCGCCTTCCTGGCCGAGGCCAACCTGATGAAGAAGCTGCAGCACCCGCGGCTGGTGAGGCTCTACGCCGTGGTCACCAAGGAGCCCATCTACATCATCACCGAGTTCATGGAGAAGG GCAGCCTCTTGGATTTCCTCAAGACCCCGGAAGGAACCAAGCTGAGCATCAACAAACTCCTGGACATGGCAGCTCAG ATTGCTGAAGGCATGGCTTTCATCGAGGCCAAGAATTACATCCACAGGGACCTGAGGGCCGCCAACATCCTGGTCTCGGACACACTGTGCTGCAAAATCGCCGATTTTGGGCTGGCCCGGCTCATCGAGGACAACGAGTACACGGCTCGGGAGG GAGCCAAATTCCCGATTAAGTGGACGGCGCCCGAGGCCATCAACTACGGCACGTTCACCATCAAGTCGGACGTGTGGTCCTTCGGCATCCTGCTCACCGAGATCATCACCTACGGCCGCATCCCGTACCCAG GCATGACGAACCCCGAGGTGATCCAGAACCTGGAGCGGGGTTACCGCATGCCGCAGCCCGAGCAGTGCCCGCCGGAGCTGTACGAGCTGATGAGGCAGTGCTGGAAGGAGAGCCCCGAGGAGCGCCCCACCTTCGACTTCCTCAGGAGTGTCCTCGAGGACTTCTTCACCGCCACCGAGGGCCAgtaccagcagcagccctga
- the LCK gene encoding tyrosine-protein kinase Lck isoform X1 — protein sequence MGCCCSSDYDEDWIENIDICEHCNYPIEPDSKRQRPICNGSEVRDPLVSYESSSPPCSPMQDKLVVALYNYEPKHDGDLGLRKGEKLRVLEENGEWWKAQSLTTGQEGLIPHNFVALVNSLEPEPWFFKNLSRKDAERQLLASGNTHGSFLIRESETSKGSYSLSVRDLDESQGETVKHYKIRNLDNGGFYISPRAPFGSLRELVQHYTRNSDGLCCRLGKPCRTQRPQKPWWQDEWEVPRESLKLVEKLGAGQFGEVWMGFYNGHTKVAVKSLKAGSMSPSAFLAEANLMKKLQHPRLVRLYAVVTKEPIYIITEFMEKGSLLDFLKTPEGTKLSINKLLDMAAQIAEGMAFIEAKNYIHRDLRAANILVSDTLCCKIADFGLARLIEDNEYTAREGAKFPIKWTAPEAINYGTFTIKSDVWSFGILLTEIITYGRIPYPGMTNPEVIQNLERGYRMPQPEQCPPELYELMRQCWKESPEERPTFDFLRSVLEDFFTATEGQYQQQP from the exons atgggctgctgctgcagctcggACTACGACGAGGACTGGATCGAGAACATTGACATCTGTGAGCACTGCAACTACCCCATCGAGCCCGACAGCAAGCGCCAG AGGCCGATCTGCAACGGCTCCGAGGTCCGAGACCCCCTGGTGTCCTACGAGTCCTCGTCACCTCCGTGCTCCCCCATGCAAG ACAAGCTGGTGGTGGCCCTGTACAACTACGAGCCCAAGCACGACGGGGACCTGGGGCTGCGCAAGGGGGAGAAGCTGCGAGTGCTGGAAGA gaatggggaGTGGTGGAAGGCGCAGTCGCTCACCACGGGCCAGGAGGGGCTGATCCCACACAACTTCGTGGCCTTGGTGAACAGCTTGGAGCCCGAGCC GTGGTTCTTCAAGAACCTCAGCCGCAAGGATGCCGAGCGGCAGCTCCTGGCCTCGGGCAACACCCACGGCTCCTTCCTCATCCGCGAGAGCGAGACCTCCAAAG gctcgTACTCGCTGTCCGTGCGGGACCTGGACGAGAGCCAGGGAGAGACGGTGAAGCACTACAAGATCCGGAACCTGGACAATGGCGGCTTCTACATCTCCCCCCGGGCCCCCTTCGGCAGCCTCAGGGAGCTGGTGCAGCACTACACAC GCAACTCCGACGGGCTCTGCTGCCGCCTGGGCAAGCCCTGCCGGACGCAGAGGCCGCAGAAGCCGTGGTGGCAGGACGAGTGGGAGGTGCCGCGAGAGTCGCTGAAGCTGGTGGAGAAGCTGGGAGCGGGGCAGTTCGGAGAGGTCTGGATGG GTTTCTACAACGGGCACACGAAGGTGGCAGTGAAGAGCCTCAAGGCTGGCAGCATGTCACCCAGCGCCTTCCTGGCCGAGGCCAACCTGATGAAGAAGCTGCAGCACCCGCGGCTGGTGAGGCTCTACGCCGTGGTCACCAAGGAGCCCATCTACATCATCACCGAGTTCATGGAGAAGG GCAGCCTCTTGGATTTCCTCAAGACCCCGGAAGGAACCAAGCTGAGCATCAACAAACTCCTGGACATGGCAGCTCAG ATTGCTGAAGGCATGGCTTTCATCGAGGCCAAGAATTACATCCACAGGGACCTGAGGGCCGCCAACATCCTGGTCTCGGACACACTGTGCTGCAAAATCGCCGATTTTGGGCTGGCCCGGCTCATCGAGGACAACGAGTACACGGCTCGGGAGG GAGCCAAATTCCCGATTAAGTGGACGGCGCCCGAGGCCATCAACTACGGCACGTTCACCATCAAGTCGGACGTGTGGTCCTTCGGCATCCTGCTCACCGAGATCATCACCTACGGCCGCATCCCGTACCCAG GCATGACGAACCCCGAGGTGATCCAGAACCTGGAGCGGGGTTACCGCATGCCGCAGCCCGAGCAGTGCCCGCCGGAGCTGTACGAGCTGATGAGGCAGTGCTGGAAGGAGAGCCCCGAGGAGCGCCCCACCTTCGACTTCCTCAGGAGTGTCCTCGAGGACTTCTTCACCGCCACCGAGGGCCAgtaccagcagcagccctga
- the LCK gene encoding tyrosine-protein kinase Lck isoform X3, translating into MGCCCSSDYDEDWIENIDICEHCNYPIEPDSKRQRPICNGSEVRDPLVSYESSSPPCSPMQDKLVVALYNYEPKHDGDLGLRKGEKLRVLEENGEWWKAQSLTTGQEGLIPHNFVALVNSLEPEPWFFKNLSRKDAERQLLASGNTHGSFLIRESETSKGSYSLSVRDLDESQGETVKHYKIRNLDNGGFYISPRAPFGSLRELVQHYTRFYNGHTKVAVKSLKAGSMSPSAFLAEANLMKKLQHPRLVRLYAVVTKEPIYIITEFMEKGSLLDFLKTPEGTKLSINKLLDMAAQIAEGMAFIEAKNYIHRDLRAANILVSDTLCCKIADFGLARLIEDNEYTAREGAKFPIKWTAPEAINYGTFTIKSDVWSFGILLTEIITYGRIPYPGMTNPEVIQNLERGYRMPQPEQCPPELYELMRQCWKESPEERPTFDFLRSVLEDFFTATEGQYQQQP; encoded by the exons atgggctgctgctgcagctcggACTACGACGAGGACTGGATCGAGAACATTGACATCTGTGAGCACTGCAACTACCCCATCGAGCCCGACAGCAAGCGCCAG AGGCCGATCTGCAACGGCTCCGAGGTCCGAGACCCCCTGGTGTCCTACGAGTCCTCGTCACCTCCGTGCTCCCCCATGCAAG ACAAGCTGGTGGTGGCCCTGTACAACTACGAGCCCAAGCACGACGGGGACCTGGGGCTGCGCAAGGGGGAGAAGCTGCGAGTGCTGGAAGA gaatggggaGTGGTGGAAGGCGCAGTCGCTCACCACGGGCCAGGAGGGGCTGATCCCACACAACTTCGTGGCCTTGGTGAACAGCTTGGAGCCCGAGCC GTGGTTCTTCAAGAACCTCAGCCGCAAGGATGCCGAGCGGCAGCTCCTGGCCTCGGGCAACACCCACGGCTCCTTCCTCATCCGCGAGAGCGAGACCTCCAAAG gctcgTACTCGCTGTCCGTGCGGGACCTGGACGAGAGCCAGGGAGAGACGGTGAAGCACTACAAGATCCGGAACCTGGACAATGGCGGCTTCTACATCTCCCCCCGGGCCCCCTTCGGCAGCCTCAGGGAGCTGGTGCAGCACTACACAC GTTTCTACAACGGGCACACGAAGGTGGCAGTGAAGAGCCTCAAGGCTGGCAGCATGTCACCCAGCGCCTTCCTGGCCGAGGCCAACCTGATGAAGAAGCTGCAGCACCCGCGGCTGGTGAGGCTCTACGCCGTGGTCACCAAGGAGCCCATCTACATCATCACCGAGTTCATGGAGAAGG GCAGCCTCTTGGATTTCCTCAAGACCCCGGAAGGAACCAAGCTGAGCATCAACAAACTCCTGGACATGGCAGCTCAG ATTGCTGAAGGCATGGCTTTCATCGAGGCCAAGAATTACATCCACAGGGACCTGAGGGCCGCCAACATCCTGGTCTCGGACACACTGTGCTGCAAAATCGCCGATTTTGGGCTGGCCCGGCTCATCGAGGACAACGAGTACACGGCTCGGGAGG GAGCCAAATTCCCGATTAAGTGGACGGCGCCCGAGGCCATCAACTACGGCACGTTCACCATCAAGTCGGACGTGTGGTCCTTCGGCATCCTGCTCACCGAGATCATCACCTACGGCCGCATCCCGTACCCAG GCATGACGAACCCCGAGGTGATCCAGAACCTGGAGCGGGGTTACCGCATGCCGCAGCCCGAGCAGTGCCCGCCGGAGCTGTACGAGCTGATGAGGCAGTGCTGGAAGGAGAGCCCCGAGGAGCGCCCCACCTTCGACTTCCTCAGGAGTGTCCTCGAGGACTTCTTCACCGCCACCGAGGGCCAgtaccagcagcagccctga